One window of Prochlorococcus marinus XMU1408 genomic DNA carries:
- a CDS encoding DUF3721 domain-containing protein translates to MNKLKPILSTIIISLSFSLIGCSYNSQNQGTPALFETKREAEKAAKDFNCTGAHRMGDKWMPCKSHSPDGEKEHNKSNKGHHHHH, encoded by the coding sequence ATGAACAAGCTCAAGCCTATTCTTTCTACAATTATTATTTCCCTATCATTTTCACTAATAGGATGTTCATATAATTCTCAGAATCAAGGTACTCCCGCTCTTTTTGAGACAAAAAGAGAGGCCGAAAAAGCAGCAAAGGATTTCAATTGTACTGGGGCTCATAGAATGGGTGATAAATGGATGCCTTGTAAAAGTCATTCTCCTGATGGAGAGAAAGAACATAACAAGTCGAACAAAGGGCATCACCACCATCACTAA